Proteins encoded by one window of Syntrophorhabdaceae bacterium:
- a CDS encoding electron transfer flavoprotein subunit alpha/FixB family protein, producing MDKVLVFVETKGDEPRKASMELLCEAARLAESGRFSPEAVCFGAVSDALKERLLSCAHKLVRFTDPELASYSPEGYAGALAGYARETGARMIIAGATGMGRDFLPRVAVMLGTGMVSDVTGANWFDEPMTFIRPMFGGKVFAEVAFLASPVVLTARPNSFAMDMPRGINGEYEERTMGALAGTIHTHLARVEEARGDTVDLTEADLIVAGGRGLKAAENFKLVEDLAAAIGATVGATRSVVDAKWRDQTDQIGKSGKTVSPKLYIGAGISGAIHHIMGMDTSKVVLAVNRDPNAIIFNYANYGIVGDLFEVLPAMTEEIKKRKERG from the coding sequence ATGGACAAGGTCCTTGTGTTCGTGGAAACGAAGGGCGATGAGCCGAGAAAAGCATCCATGGAACTTCTGTGCGAGGCGGCCAGGCTGGCCGAAAGCGGTCGGTTCAGCCCGGAAGCCGTCTGTTTCGGCGCTGTGTCCGATGCGCTTAAGGAAAGGCTCCTTTCCTGCGCGCACAAGCTCGTCCGGTTCACCGACCCCGAGCTTGCATCGTACAGCCCGGAAGGCTATGCCGGGGCGCTGGCGGGTTATGCCAGGGAAACGGGTGCCCGGATGATCATTGCCGGTGCAACGGGCATGGGGCGGGATTTCCTCCCCCGTGTGGCGGTCATGCTGGGAACGGGCATGGTTTCCGACGTGACGGGGGCGAACTGGTTCGATGAACCGATGACATTCATAAGGCCCATGTTCGGGGGGAAGGTCTTCGCGGAAGTTGCCTTCCTGGCATCGCCCGTGGTTTTGACGGCGCGGCCCAACAGTTTTGCCATGGACATGCCCCGGGGGATAAACGGCGAATATGAGGAACGGACCATGGGAGCGCTTGCGGGGACTATTCATACGCATCTCGCGCGTGTCGAAGAGGCAAGAGGCGATACCGTGGACCTTACCGAAGCGGACCTCATCGTGGCTGGCGGACGGGGCCTCAAGGCAGCCGAGAACTTCAAGCTTGTCGAGGATCTGGCGGCGGCAATAGGGGCGACGGTCGGGGCCACACGCTCGGTTGTAGACGCCAAATGGCGCGATCAGACGGACCAGATAGGGAAGAGCGGCAAGACGGTGTCGCCGAAACTCTACATCGGGGCCGGAATCTCCGGGGCCATACACCACATTATGGGCATGGATACATCGAAGGTGGTCCTTGCGGTGAACCGTGATCCCAACGCTATCATCTTCAACTATGCCAATTACGGCATCGTCGGCGACCTTTTCGAGGTGCTCCCGGCAATGACAGAAGAGATCAAAAAGCGCAAGGAAAGGGGATAG
- a CDS encoding electron transfer flavoprotein subunit beta/FixA family protein, whose protein sequence is MNILVLVKQVPDPEALVEIAASGKDLNIEPKFATNFFDEFALEEALRMREKHGGTVKVISLGGPKAIEALRTAIAMGADEALLIEDESFAGSDGYNTALALSRALEKETFDVVLCGRQAIDADRGEVPQMVAQFLGLPHVGVVVRLDVSDGKATAESSLEGAKEVIEVALPAIFTAQKGLNEPRVPLITGVMKAMKVQIPKVPVEDLGLTRDMAGPESSKTRILRYLPPKKRPAVHLIEGEPGEAAAEAVRILMDVERVI, encoded by the coding sequence ATGAATATTTTAGTTCTCGTCAAACAGGTACCGGACCCTGAGGCCCTGGTGGAGATTGCCGCAAGCGGAAAGGACCTTAACATTGAGCCCAAGTTTGCCACCAATTTTTTCGATGAGTTTGCCCTCGAGGAAGCTTTGAGGATGAGGGAAAAACACGGGGGCACGGTGAAGGTCATATCCCTTGGGGGCCCAAAGGCGATAGAGGCGCTTCGTACGGCCATTGCGATGGGGGCCGACGAGGCGCTGCTTATCGAAGATGAATCCTTTGCGGGCAGCGATGGTTACAACACGGCGCTTGCGCTCAGCCGCGCCCTGGAGAAGGAGACCTTCGATGTCGTCCTTTGCGGCAGGCAGGCCATAGATGCCGACCGCGGCGAGGTTCCCCAGATGGTCGCCCAGTTTTTGGGCCTTCCCCACGTGGGTGTCGTTGTCAGACTTGACGTCTCTGACGGAAAGGCCACGGCGGAATCATCCCTCGAGGGTGCAAAAGAGGTCATCGAGGTGGCCCTCCCCGCCATCTTCACGGCGCAGAAAGGCCTTAACGAACCGAGGGTTCCATTGATAACGGGCGTCATGAAGGCCATGAAGGTGCAGATACCGAAGGTACCCGTGGAAGATCTGGGGCTCACGAGAGACATGGCCGGCCCGGAGAGTTCGAAGACCAGGATATTGCGCTATCTGCCGCCAAAGAAACGGCCGGCGGTGCATCTCATTGAGGGCGAACCAGGGGAGGCGGCGGCCGAGGCCGTGAGGATCCTCATGGACGTCGAAAGGGTCATATAA